Proteins from one Besnoitia besnoiti strain Bb-Ger1 chromosome XIII, whole genome shotgun sequence genomic window:
- a CDS encoding hypothetical protein (encoded by transcript BESB_030400): MTSRGRPLPPPTSFAPHQNAAKPPPPHQNAAKPPPPHERLHARGNPTSASHTSATAASGATCDAAVSQLPRVPSRKGELGLPADGASCQEDDPGLAEITSEPPPHADTLTHDRGATGIRETEAASLGKNQTPAKVDRSHPSGDIGTSEQLDYGATTQRTIPGALPALPPSNGKTRTASPEGMRGCGGAKEEGDSAVASSVHLTPSTSRGEDLPAVDQTLLTRGGLPSPEEATPSGCFVLPPSELDVYLPNTRESRAPTLLGGTKTEGAAPATHATSGANGDPFSSIDDAAPPEGFPHEEAASTSPDAPPPMSGRSTGPVPAPAPSSPHQKAAESCAVPTAQMAERASPVHTARAPSQAARPGVEFAFSFSVPRDQAGSATSGFAVGPPRQRREADETGECCAQGVHPRIPPTRAGMLESATGPFPRSQRGPESHISQRPAEEAASPELSNSEENESRAHQQTKGGQGAAPSRAHEGLRDRNARRTEFHPLPTAWHLRGHRNIWETPETAQPLHADEQSSDSAVYREPPPLHSESYRGPSPAPHPSPSGHEAARRSWKRQETLQAPFAPDGSFVQFVSCAETGPFVPHPAAPDFGGGHPQWASPVPLGGASSSAACSHAPPVVFASFADWTADLPGGAFLPEGLWIPPVGEFLPFCGPGVDLFARLGHPADSAPQPNYRPLGARHTHHSISPLRAAADSPGQARSGHAVASPARGHTSGLMPAALQQCRPRGQINSEMPRCDTGFAFVSTRSHPCGLSPSRAAESHSASGFYRRQLLQQLRLTKQRSAANDALQTKTDDRALPAREGQHRPRGDLGAEPGERPPRAAR; encoded by the coding sequence ATGACGTCCCGCGGACGCCCCCTTCCGCCCCCTACTTCTTTTGCGCCGCATCAAAACGCGGCGAAACCTCCACCGCCACATCAAAACGCGGCGAAACCTCCCCCGCCGCACGAACGATTGCACGCACGCGGCAACCCAACTAGCGCATCTCACACCTCGGCGACTGCCGCGTCAGGCGCGACGTGCGATGCGGCCGTGTCGCAACTCCCACGCGTACCCAGTCGCAAGGGCGAGCTAGGCTTGCCTGCTGATGGCGCGTCTTGTCAAGAGGATGACCCCGGACTCGCCGAAATCACATCCGAGCCCCCTCCACATGCAGACACTCTCACACATGACCGGGGCGCCACGGGAATCCGAGAGACTGAGGCTGCATCCCTGGGGAAGAACCAGACGCCCGCGAAGGTTGATCGGTCGCATCCAAGTGGGGACATAGGAACTTCGGAGCAACTCGATTACGGCGCAACAACGCAACGAACGATTCCGGGCGCCCTTCCAGCACTTCCTCCTTCAAATGGAAAGACGCGGACAGCCAGCCCCGAGGGTATGAGGGGTTGCGGGGGCGCAAAAGAGGAGGGTGACAGCGCGGTTGCCTCCTCCGTGCATCTTACCCCGTCCACTAGTCGAGGCGAGGACCTGCCGGCTGTCGATCAAACGCTTCTTACGCGTGGCGGATTGCCTTCACCCGAAGAGGCTACGCCATCTGGCTGCTTCGTCCTGCCTCCCAGCGAGCTTGACGTTTACCTCCCGAATACACGAGAGTCAAGGGCGCCCACGTTGCTTGGGGGCACCAagacggagggcgcggcgcctgccacACACGCAACCAGTGGCGCAAACGGGGATCCTTTTTCCTCGAtagacgacgcggcgcccccGGAGGGTTTCCCTCATGAAGAAGCAGCAAGCACCTCTCCCGATGCTCCCCCGCCCATGTCAGGACGCAGTACGGGACCCGTGCCCGCACCAGCACCCTCGAGTCCCCACCAGAAAGCAGCTGAGTCTTGCGCCGTGCCAACTGCCCAAATGGCAGAGCGCGCATCGCCAGTCCAcacggcgcgagcgccttcaCAGGCTGCACGACCTGGCGTCGAGTTCGCGTTCTCGTTCTCAGTTCCCAGGGACCAAGCTGGCAGCGCCACTTCTGGCTTCGCGGTAGGCCctccgcgccagcgcagggaagcagacgagacCGGCGAATGCTGTGCCCAGGGTGTGCATCCGCGGATTCCCCCCACGAGAGCGGGGATGCTTGAATCCGCCACGGGGCCTTTCCCCCGGTCGCAGCGTGGCCCGGAGAGCCACATCTCTCAGCGccccgcagaggaagcggccTCACCTGAGCTTTCGAATTCGGAAGAGAACGAATCCCGTGCGCACCAGCAGACAAAGGGTGGTCAGGGAGCTGCTCCGAGCCGTGCACACGAGGGCCTTCGCGATCGAAACGCACGCCGCACAGAGTTTCACCCGCTTCCTACGGCGTGGCATCTACGAGGCCACCGAAACATCTGGGAGACGCCGGAGACGGCAcagcctctgcatgcagatgaGCAAAGTTCTGATAGTGCCGTCTACCgggagcctccgccgcttcacTCGGAGAGTTACCGCGGaccctcgccggcgccacaTCCGTCACCGAGCGGGCatgaggctgcgcggcggtcttggaagagacaggaaacgctgcaggcgcctttTGCGCCCGACGGAAGCTTCGTGCAGTTTGTGtcctgcgcagagacagggCCCTTCGTCCCACATCCAGCTGCGCCGGACTTCGGTGGCGGGCATCCTCAGTGGGCAAGCCCGGTCCCCCTCGGAGGGGCTAGCAGCTCAGCTGCTTGCAGTCACGCCCCTCCAGttgtcttcgcctccttcgctgaCTGGACCGCGGACCTGCCTGGAGGAGCGTTTCTTCCTGAGGGGCTCTGGATTCCGCCCGTTGGCGAATTTCTCCCTTTTTGTGGGCCTGGAGTCGACCTCTTTGCTCGCTTAGGGCACCCCGCCgactccgcgccgcagccaaaCTATCGCCCGCTCGGTGCCCGGCACACACACCATTCTATTTCACCTCTGAGGGCTGCTGCCGACTCACCAGGACAGGCAAGATCGGGGCATGCTGTCGCATCTCCCGCACGCGGGCATACGTCGGGACTGATGCCCGCGGCCCTGCAGCAGTGCCGTCCGCGAGGCCAAATCAACTCTGAGATGCCCAGATGCGATACAggtttcgccttcgtctcgaCGCGCTCTCACCCCTGTGGCCTAAGTCCAAGCCGTGCGGCGGAAAGCCACAGCGCCTCTGGTTTCTATCGACGCCAGCTCCTACAGCAGCTCCGGCTGACCAAACAGAGGAGCGCAGCGAATGACGCCCTCCAGACGAAAACCGACGATCGCGCTCTTCCGGCGCGGGAAGGCCAGCACCGCCCACGCGGTGACCTCGGGGCCGAACCGGGCGAACGACCCCCGAGGGCCGCGAGGTGA
- a CDS encoding hypothetical protein (encoded by transcript BESB_030410): MREAYLDAHWRARTHTMHVDNVYVPLSDYRALPVAKTHVRFGCHPTDRPVQASGCSGPSDVHASADKAASYGRSDSLAGIDGIPSGAAASRHAGKTHWPSFSHRRAEGDCVLVCGGASAERGTAEAMTAPPPPSRSGQTPFSSDDLSGPNAGPTQNGDSSWLRQHARYEAEWPKMPLYATAYACAWEFTCCPWCKTSSAASQESCGIDEFGADTDDDADFGPVLRPQEAEARPRPLVAGAERCFAQKERGVVAFGEEGQDDKATPRANPKPTTGDEKPPFGPGGDPGGGGVHNLPSRNGRHRRAKGKPPGTRLSSLPSPRVQTQSLASRETSNAEGAAARESPNAMPREPDKGVRQHEARASCVIHAGAPADFTPSEAQGATSAARGAGTPGEKSHPISYAAAAAAASHKAQAGRAAKALQGMRAPAVLTKNAANPATPPAAKKGVITAGSQAFQLRPEEENAGAHAPPGKSREKLDVSAATVGARETLPGEGSAGGTRPYALPQTRGGGGTPRGPRGPNPAAPATQTNASAAWKQSHTRLVDPRRRPPNAPASARHPTVAPWTSGLDGPAAPPRGPTTQGQLPQRPQDRRTANRGTKELAPVPKRALEKTKFTSGDPSAGESRGGRKASRKHSQAQPRDQIRRHPLADGGRSAGESVSPKTRTPAASPLSSPAPFTVSLLGPHLHGASPRRHTTLQSSSSVESSPLAAATPPALFFNTSSFTGNTQKKTFPSRQAEPLHKAAAPDYVSPASPCLQVWGYRQRRLR; the protein is encoded by the coding sequence ATGCGCGAAGCCTACCTGGATGCCCACTGGAGAGCGCGAACGCACACGATGCACGTCGACAACGTCTACGTGCCGCTCTCGGACTACCGCGCCCTCCCCGTGGCCAAGACACACGTTCGCTTCGGATGCCACCCCACCGACCGCCCCGTGCAAGCCTCGGGCTGCAGCGGGCCGTCCGACGTTCATGCGTCCGCTGACAAGGCGGCGAGCTATGGACGAAGCGACAGCCTCGCAGGCATTGACGGAATccccagcggcgccgccgcgagccgccacGCGGGGAAGACTCACTGGCCCTCTTTCTCGCATCGGCGTGCAGAGGGCGACTGCGTGCTCGTCTGCGGGGGGGCCTCCGCTGAGAGGGGTACCGCGGAAGCCATGACCGCGCCACCCCCCCCAAGCCGCTCTGGGCAGACGCCGTTCAGCAGCGACGATCTCTCGGGCCCAAACGCTGGCCCCACACAGAACGGAGACTCCTCGTGGCTGCGTCAGCACGCGCGGTACGAGGCGGAATGGCCGAAGATGCCCCTCTATGCCACCGCCTACGCGTGTGCGTGGGAATTCACTTGCTGCCCCTGGTGCAAAACGAGCAGCGCGGCTTCGCAGGAAAGCTGTGGAATCGACGAATTCGGGGCCGACACCGACGACGATGCCGACTTCGGACCTGTCCTCCGACCgcaggaagcggaggcaAGGCCAAGGCCCctcgtcgcaggcgcggagcgtTGCTTCGCCCAGAAAGAGAGGGGCGTTGTGGCGTTTGGCGAGGAGGGCCAAGACGACAAAGCGACTCCGCGAGCGAATCCCAAACCGACGACTGGTGACGAAAAGCCTCCCTTCGGGCCTGGGGGCGaccctggcggcggcggcgtccacAACCTGCCTTCGCGCAACGGAAGACACCGAAGGGCAAAGGgcaaacctccaggcacgCGACTCAGCTCCCTCCCGTCACCCAGAGTTCAGACACAGTCGCTGGCGAGCCGTGAGACCTCCAACGCTGagggcgctgccgcacgcGAATCACCCAACGCGATGCCCCGCGAGCCAGACAAAGGCGTTCGCCAACACGAAGCGCGCGCTTCGTGCGTCATCCACGCTGGTGCTCCTGCGGACTTCACGCCGTCAGAGGCGCAAGGTGCTACATCGGCAGCGCGGGGCGCTGGAACTCCAGGCGAGAAGTCCCACCCCATCTCctacgccgccgctgcggccgccgcgagccacaAGGCCCAGGCAGGGCGTGCGGCGAAAGCCCTTCAAGGGATGCGGGCTCCCGCTGTGCTTACTAAAAATGCCGCGAAccccgcgacgcctcccGCTGCGAAGAAAGGCGTCATAACCGCCGGCTCTCAAGCCTTCCAACTGCGGCCTGAGGAGGAGAATGCGGGCGCACACGCACCCCCTGGCAAGTCCAGAGAGAAGTTGGACGTTTCAGCGGCCACAgtgggcgcgagagagactctTCCTGGCGAGGGCAGTGCCGGAGGGACACGACCGTACGCTTTGCCCcagacacgcggcggcggcgggaccccgcgcgggccgcgaggcccgaatccagccgcgcctgcgacacAAACGAatgcgtctgccgcgtggAAACAGAGCCACACGCGCCTGGTCGacccgcgaagaaggcctcCAAACGCACCGGCCTCTGCCCGCCATCCGACGGTCGCGCCGTGGACGTCTGGGCTCGACGGGCCCGCGGCCCCGCCCCGCGGGCCCACGACGCAGGGCCAACTGCCCCAGCGACCGCAAGATCGGCGCACGGCGAACAGGGGGACGAAGGAGCTTGCGCCGGTTCCGAAGCGAGCGCTGGAAAAGACAAAATTTACTTCAGGAGATCCGTCGGCCGGCGAGAGTCGCGGAGGCAGGAAGGCCTCGAGGAAGcactcgcaggcgcagccccgcgacCAAATTCGACGACACCCCTTAGCCGATGGCGGGCGCAGTGCAGGCGAGAGCGTTTCCCCCAAGACgcgcacgcctgcggcgtctccactCTCCTCACCCGCGCCGTTCACAGTGTCGCTCTTGGGTCCCCACCTTCACGGCGCTTCCCCGAGGCGCCACACGACGCTGCAGTCAAGCTCCAGCGTGGAGAGCTCacctctcgcggcggcgacgccgcctgcaTTGTTTTTCAACACGTCGTCGTTCACGGGgaacacgcagaagaagacctTCCCCTCCCGACAGGCAGAACCCTTGCAcaaagccgccgcgccagactacgtctcgcctgcctcgccttgCCTCCAGGTGTGGGGTtacagacagaggagactgcgCTGA
- a CDS encoding hypothetical protein (encoded by transcript BESB_030420) — protein MGTGEAGAAEGGEREPAYSCPNERTCVVCQAKEGIYRCARCLCRTCSLACYKAHERRPRQRREILHSQAPPPPPSSEAARAPYGETEEAQAPKPGHASATASLPASSAASSASIELSSAASSAHPALPASASGADSGGCPLVRCRVKPVALRDFDEASLLRDFRLVEEAARVVEAAVRHWRCEAEDCAQRNRKRRSVHPQHLRALCVSRGIRFLFCPPNFSRRKSNTTRVVHCRPPGSRAEKVTSRDVDVRDAEATDADVRDEEADGAGDSRAAGEQEAASEFSPEPEEDLKHRDGNAAPAGLKPVKEEPGDGGESGGLAANLPEGSEAGEVSEDAAEEGARRLNSNAPSFANAPSSPASSLASPCAASPAATATRKKKEKKEAAFIEWRAVFHFRQIGAQRVLSAVHEDMTLQAVLSLIFEGEKEGLAQAQRRAESSSGPAEAGEAANGAFEKKRARDAQSEVPRAAEDVDEGCEAKKRRTAGDCASDGNRASAAGPGAPDWRSSSSGPQTPSPLSLYMARRDELVLLLPCVGSSCSLPATSSEPVVSASTPSPASASSPPESPSPATARFPSSVIPVRKCESSCTLREALRATVVVEFPEFFVALPEELPGFRFVERDEVPLERAFASAGERPRVSPFEAAGVAIEGAAGDDEDESLEEDGDEAPSAAPAPSLAHAPWRPPPAGGAFPGDSSTPGGRGGSEQARRSHSGLWARGGFPPSHRPAPPRSPTQFNAAPSPLLPHSPPAPTSPLSGGRRFGAPQAPFGAGPAGAPGAHAPGSSGADGALPAGHLFRGGRGSGRGPWRGRQDRRGSRGFRR, from the exons ATGGGGAccggagaggcgggcgccgcggagggcggcgagcgggaGCCGGCGTATTCGTGCCCGAATGAGCGCACGTGCGTCGTCTgccaggcgaaggagggTATCTACCGCTGTGCGAGGTGTCTCTGCCGCACATGTTCACTCGCCTGCTACAAAGCTCAcgagcggcgcccgcgtcagCGTCGAGAGATCTTGCACTcgcaagcgccgcctcccccgccttcctcagaggccgcgcgggcgccctaCGGCGAgaccgaggaggcgcaggctccCAAGCCGGGCCAtgcctccgcgaccgcctcccttcccgcctcctctgcggcttcctcggcCTCCATTGAGCtgtcttctgcagcttcttctgcgcacCCTGCTCTGCCTGCGTCGGCTTCGGGGGCGGACTCTGGCGGCTGCCCGCTGGTGCGATGTCGCGTGAAGCCCGTCGCCCTTCGGGACTTCGAcgaggcgtctctgctgcgcgactTCCGCCTTGTCGAAGAGGCTGCTCGCGTTGTAGAGGCCGCGGTGCGTCACTGGCgctgcgaggccgaagacTGCGCGCAACGCAATCGAAAGCG gcgcagcgtccATCCTCAGCATCTGCGGGCCCTCTGCGTTTCGCGTGGGattcgctttctcttctgtccGCCGAATTTCTCTCGGCGGAAAAGCAACACGACGCGAGTCGTCCACTGCCGCCCTCCAGGCTCTCGCGCCGAGAAGGTGACCTCCAGGGACGTAGATgtgagagacgcagaagcgacaGACGCTGACGTGAGGGATGAGGAAGCGGATGGAGCGGGCGACtcgagagccgcaggcgagcaggaggCCGCCTCTGAATTTTCTCCGGAGCCCGAAGAGGATTTGAAACACCGCGACGGCAacgccgcgccagcaggcCTTAAGCCAGTTAAGGAGGagccgggcgacggcggggagagcggcggctTGGCGGCGAACCTGCCAGAAGGctcggaggcaggcgaggtcTCGGAAGATGccgccgaggaaggcgcgcggagactcaACTCCAACGCGCCTTCGTTTGCGAACGCCCCTTCCTCCCCTGCCTCGTCACTcgcttcgccctgcgcggcatCGCCAGCCGCTACGGCGACTcgcaagaagaaggagaagaaggaggcggcgttCATCGAGTGGCGGGCGGTATTTCACTTTCGGCAGatcggcgcgcagcgcgtgctCTCCGCCGTCCACGAGGACATgacgctgcaggcggtgCTTTCGCTTATCTTtgagggcgagaaggaggggctcgcgcaggcgcagagacgcgcggaaTCCTCATCGGGTCCGGCTGAGGCTGGCGAAGCAGCGAACGGCGCTTTCGAGAAGAAGCgtgcgagagacgcgcagagcgaggtTCCACGAGCTGCGGAAGACGTCGACGAAGGctgcgaagcgaagaagcggcggacggcggggGACTGCGCGTCAGACGGCAAccgggcgagcgccgcgggccccgGGGCACCAGACTggcgttcttcttcctcaggTCCTCAGACGCCTTCACCTCTTTCTCTGTACatggcgcggcgcgacgaactcgtgctgctgcttccCTGCGTCGGTTCCTCGTGCTCGCTGCCCGCCACGTCCTCCGAGCCGGTCGTCTCCGCCAGCACGCCGTCccctgcgtccgcgtcgtcgccgcctgagtcgccctcgcctgcgacCGCCAGGTTTCCGTCGTCGGTCATTCCCGTGCGGAAATGCGAGTCCTCTTGcacgctgcgcgaggcgctgcgggcgacggtCGTTGTGGAG TTCCCCGAGTTCTTCGTCGCGCTGCCCGAGGAGCTGCCTGGCTTTCGATT cgtcgagagagacgaggttCCGCTGGAGCGTGCGTTCGCCAGTGCGGGCGAGCGtcctcgcgtctcgcccttcgaggcggcgggagTGGCcatcgagggcgccgcgggcgacgatgAGGATGAAAGcctcgaggaagacggcgacgaggcgccttccgcggctccCGCCCCCTCTTTGGCGCACGCCCCCTGGAGGCCGCCTCCAGCCGGGGGGGCCTTCCCCGGCGACAGCTCCACCCcgggggggcgaggcggcagcgaacaGGCGAGACGGAGCCACAGCGGGCTTTGGGCTCGCGGCGGGTTTCCGCCCTCTCACaggccagcgccgccgcggtcgccgacgCAGTTCAACGCAGccccttcgcctctgctcccACACAGTCCCCCCGCGCCGACTTCCCCGCTGTctggcggcaggcgctttggcgcgccgcaggcgcccttCGGGGCGGGACCTGCAGGGGCTCCGggtgcgcacgcgccgggGAGCTCCGGGGCCGACGGCGCGTTGCCCGCGGGGCACTTATtccgaggcggacgcggcagcggcaggggGCCTTGGAGAGGCAGGCAGGACCGGCGAGGCAGTCGAGGCTTCAGAAGATGA
- a CDS encoding hypothetical protein (encoded by transcript BESB_030430), with product MQLLEHPSHESAPREKQAIKSRTRTREKGRSHAGLSRYARLDRATHQYKGVFFFVESVFPARVVVGSRGASLASNGEGDASPVAESFTRASFSSSCCTSADSRVAFLAQRLAMTSCASANNGACPPQADCASGGQPEAGRLFASREAFLERRRYFESLGLIDAGDDLCRANKEKTEKSDSEDDAETAREAGARAERRTRHVAKRRDVDGAQDDGEASLLAPCLCLFCSFASADLRCMHSHLEELHGLNFFEPHGRWHPRRLLAGADAGAASASSSPSSASSSGSREDAPAAAAFAELPPLTSYYRIALINFLRNLAPAAPQERLQAWRAGSVETQPTEFEAVTRAFAALNRDAACWRDEKFLQPAWAEDRLLWEEVCSDSEEDEEEEGEEEEEGEEEEEAETRGWGVKCGRAGQEGGSDDEIRGASVTQEDRNYFAGYAELPIHREMICDTARTEAYRDFILQNRDLFEGKVVLDAGCGTSILSLFCAQAGARKVIGVDGATGVARVAEKIVKMNHFTHVVQIVTGKMEDFVLVWADEARHTVKAIPRETFSPSSWEKVRVDIIVSEWMGYCLLFESMLYTVLHARDEYLKPDGLLVPSRAVMGAFAADCLPEIEAQLGKRFAEPVYGLDFSLLCLPDAAALRSADVALIKPHRLLSSPTPFCLLNLYAVSAADVQTLRAPFSIDLTQRPVHLAALPATTSSVCTTMVIYFDCFFERLREGELPGEAAPVVFFAAGSPVAASWYASGDAKPVAEATAGGLCLSTSPLRQDTHWKQTMLHLRGHDGQGMEVLPQWVATEIAQRGEETSSEAETSARVAASRAPLSKLEGYISMNPDPQRSRSLAVTVEMRQLPYRDESGEVAIAPCVINTFSVA from the exons ATGCAGCTCCTTGAGCACCCGAGCCACGAATCGGCGCCAAGAGAGAAACAGGCGATCAAAAGCCGCACTAGAACCCGCGAAAAAGGGCGCAGCCACGCCGGTCTGTCACGCTATGCGCGTCTCGACCGCGCGACGCATCAGTACAAAG gcgtcttctttttcgtgGAGAGTGTGTTTCCCGCTCGCGTTGTTGTCGGCT cgcgcggcgcctctttGGCCTCcaacggcgaaggagacgcgagccCAGTCGCGGAGAGCTTCACTCGCGCGTcattctcttcttcctgctgcaCATCTGCGGACTCCCGCGTCGCTTTTCTAGCGCAGAGACTCGCGATGACTTCGTGTGCCTCAGCCAACAACGGCGCCTGCCCCCCGCAGGCGGACTGCGCGAGTGGAGGCCAGccggaggcggggcggctcTTCGCTTCGCGGGAGGCGTTCCTGGAGCGGAGAAGGTACTTTGAGAGCTTGGGACTGatcgacgcgggcgacgacttGTGCAGGGCGAACAAggaaaagacagaaaaaTCCGACtcggaagacgacgcggagacggcgcgagaggccggcgccagGGCGGAGCGAAGAACACGACACgtcgcgaagcgccgcgacgtcgacggcgcccaagacgacggcgaggcgtcgctcctcgctccctgtctctgcctcttttgctccttcgcgtccgcggacCTGCGGTGTATGCACAGCCACCTGGAAGAACTCCACGGGTTGAATTTCTTCGAGCCGCACGGCCGCTGGcatccgcggcgtctcttggcgggcgcagacgcaggcgcggcctctgcctcgtcctcgccctcctccgcctcttcctcggGGAGCCGCGAGgatgcgcctgcagccgcggccttcgcggagCTCCCGCCGCTGACGTCTTACTACCGAATCGCGCTGATCAACTTTCTGCGCAatctcgcgcccgcggcgccgcaggagcggctgcaggcctGGCGCGCTGGCAGCGTGGAGACGCAGCCGACTGAGTTCGAGGCTGTGACGCGCGCGTTTGCGGCGCTGAATCGCGACGCGGCCTGCTGGCGCGATGAGAAGTTCCTGCAGCCCGCATGGGCGGAGGACAGGCTTCTCTGGGAAGAAGTCTGCTCTGACTcagaagaagatgaagaagaggaaggtgaggaagaagaggaaggtgaggaagaagaggaagcggagacgcgcggctgggGGGTGAAATGCGGTCGCGCGGggcaggagggggggagcgacgacgagattCGGGGCGCCTCGGTCACGCAGGAGGATAGGAATTACTTTGCAGGCTACGCCGAGCTGCCGATCCACCGCGAGATGATATGCGACACCGCGCGAACGGAGGCTTACCGCGATTTCATCCTGCAAAATCGAG ACCTATTCGAGGGCAAAGTCGTGTTGGATGCGGGCTGCGGAACGAGCATCTTGAGTCTCTTTTGCGcacaggcgggcgcgcgaaaA GTGATTGGCGTCGACGGAGCGACAGGCGTggcgcgcgtcgcagagAAGATTGTGAAGATGAATCACTTCACGCACGTCGTTCAGATCGTGACCGGAAAG ATGGAGGACTTCGTGCTCGTGTGGGCGGACGAAGCGCGTCACACCGTGAAAGCG atcCCGCGAGAGACattctcgccgtcgtcatGGGAGAAAGTCAGAGTCGATATCATCGTCTCTGAGTGGATGGGCTACTGCTTGCTGTTCGAGTCGATGCTGTACACCGTCTTACACGCTCGAGACGA GTATCTCAAGCCCGACGGCCTACTCGTCCCCAGCCGCGCCGTCATGGGG GCGTTCGCTGCGGACTGTCTGCCTGAgatcgaggcgcagctgggCAAGAGGTTCGCGGAGCCGGTCTACGGGCTGGACTTCTCGCTGCTCTGCCTgcccgacgccgcagcgctgcgcagcgcggacgTGGCGCTTATAAAGCCtcatcgcctcctctcgagcCCGACGcccttctgcctcctcaACCTCTACGCAGTCAGCGCGGCGGACGTTcagacgctgcgcgcgcccttCTCG ATCGATTTGACGCAGCGCCCGGTACATCTCGCGGCGTTACCCGCGACGACCTCTTCGGTCTGCACGACGATGGTGATCTACTTTGACTGTTTCTTCGAGAGACTGCGTGAGGGCGAGCTgcccggcgaggccgcgccggttgtcttcttcgccgcaggcTCGCCAGTTGCAGCGTCGTGGtacgcgagcggagacgcgaaacccgttgcggaggcgaccgcgggcggcctctgcctctcgacTTCTCCGCTGCGACAGGACACGCACTGGAAGCAAACGATGCTTCACTTGAGA GGCCACGACGGGCAAGGTATGGAAGTCCTGCCACAGTGGGTTGCCACGGAGATTGCGcagaggggagaggagacaagcagcgaggccgagacttccgcgcgagtcgcggcgagccgcgcgccgctctccaaGCTCGAGGGCTACATCAGCATGAATCCAGATCCCCAGCGCAGTCGCAGTCTCGCGGTCACTGTGGAGATGCGGCAGCTGCCCTACAGAGACGAAAGCGGCGAAGTGGCGATCGCCCCTTGTGTGATCAATACGTTTTCAGTCGCGTAG